Genomic DNA from bacterium:
GCGTCGACGACTAAGGCGCCGAGCGGCCTTAAGCTGTAGGCCAGCCAATGCTTCTTGGCCTTGAGGCGGTCGTCACCGCCGCGCGGCAGGATCACCGTCCCCAAGTCTTCGCCCTCGATCAGCCGGGCCACCGCCCGGTCCTCGCGGCCATTGGCGATGATGGTGACGACTCCGTAGTCGGCCGCTTTCTCGGCCGCTTCGAGCTTGGTCCGCATCCCGCCGGTCGAGCCGGCTCGCAGGGTGTCGGAAGCGCCTTTCTTCAAGGCGGCGTCGATGCTTTCGACGATGCCGAGCCGCTTGGCTTGGGGGTTGATCTTGGGATCGGAGTCGTAGACCGCGTCGATGTCGGTCAGGATGACCAGCAAATCGGCCTCGGCGACATTGGTGACCAAAGCCGAGAGGTTGTCGTTGTCCCCGATCTTGATCTCATGGACCGCGACCGTGTCGTTCTCGTTGATGATCGGGATGACTTCCATCCGCAGGAGCTCGGCGATGGCATGACGGGCGTTGAGGAAGCGGCGGCGGTTGGCGAGGTCGTCGCGGGTCAGGAGGATTTGGGCGACGTTGAGCCGATGCTTGGCGAAGGCTTTCTCGTATTCGTGCATCAAGGCGGTCTGGCCGGCGGCGGCCATC
This window encodes:
- the proB gene encoding glutamate 5-kinase, which produces MRSQLKKKKRLVVKIGSSILTDAEGHLDPKVFQRLAAEVAELWAQGRKVILVSSGAIAAGMKRLGLDKKPHQIPKKQAMAAAGQTALMHEYEKAFAKHRLNVAQILLTRDDLANRRRFLNARHAIAELLRMEVIPIINENDTVAVHEIKIGDNDNLSALVTNVAEADLLVILTDIDAVYDSDPKINPQAKRLGIVESIDAALKKGASDTLRAGSTGGMRTKLEAAEKAADYGVVTIIANGREDRAVARLIEGEDLGTVILPRGGDDRLKAKKHWLAYSLRPLGALVVDAGAKEALIKQGKSLLPSGLKAIEGDFSQGDPIDVKVEGEEAFARGLAGYSAKELGLIRGQKSSEIEKILGYKYFDEVVHRDDLVLLGEKK